Genomic window (Zingiber officinale cultivar Zhangliang chromosome 2B, Zo_v1.1, whole genome shotgun sequence):
AGCGCTTCATACTTTGCTTCGTTATTAGTGGCTCGATAGTCCAGTCGAACGGACAAGTGCATCCATTCCTCCCGCGGTGAGATAAGCAATATGTCGATCCCGCTGCCCTGCCAAGTGGACGagtcatccacatatatcttccatgttgctGCTGGCTCATCACTCTAGACTTCTGTGATGAAAGCTGTCAAGGCTTGAGCCTTGATCGCCACTCagggttgatactgaatatcaaaCTTGCTCAGCTCGATCGTCCATTTGATTAACCTTCCCAATGCCTCTAGGTGGAGAAGGACGCGTCCCAGGGCACTGTTAGTCAGTACGATGATCATGTGCGCTGGGAAGTACAGACGAAGCCTCAGAGCGGCTAGAATCAAAGCGTACATGAGTTTTTCGAGATCGGTGTAGTAAGATTcagcatccttcaatatatggctcagaaaatatacaggctgatGATCCTGGCCATTCTGCCTAACCAAAGCCAATCCAACAGCATGTTcgttagataacaaataaatCCACAGTGCCTCACCCACAACCAGCTTGACCAATACAGGCAATGAGTTCAAATATTCCTTCAGCTCCTCAGCGCTCGATCACACTCGACGTCCCATTAGAATTTTGTAGCTCGGCGAAGCACCTTGAAGAACGGCAAGCTCCAATCAAACGACTTGGATATGAACCTGGATAGCGCCGTGATCCGACTGGTAAGCCTCTGAGCTTCCTTTAAGTTCCGAGGCGGCATCATATCTTGCAAAGCTTTGACTTTGCTTGGGTTGGCTTCAATGCCCCactcggtgacgatgtagcccAGGAAGTGACCACTCTTCGTGCTGAACAGacacttgctcgggttcagctttattccatatGTCTTTAGCATTCGATAAGTCTCATTGATATCTGTGCATAGGTCAACAGCTCTGAGAGATTTAATGAGTATATCGTCgatgtatacctccatattacggctgatctgccgtcggaacaccttgttcatcagtctCTGGTAagtggctccggcattcttcagtccgaacggcatgatgTTGTAGCAATATATTCCGTCGAccataatgaagctgaccttctcttggtcctcTCGGGCGAGCAgcacttggtggtatccttgatacGCGTCGAGTATGCTGATCAGCTCGCAGCTCACcgtcgagtccaccatttggtctatccTGGGCAatggatagaagtcctttgggcacgtCTTATTTAaatcacggaagtcgatgcagacccgtcATTTGTTgttcggcttggagactagcacaacaTTGGCTAGCCGGCTCGGGAATTAGACTTCCCTGATGTGGCTGGCCTCCAGTAACTTCTTTATCTTCGCTCGGATGATCACATTCTGCTCCGCGTTGAAATCCTTTTCCTTCGCTTCACCgatcgagcgtccggtcggacatgaagctcatgtTGAGCCACGCTCGGGGAGATGCCGAGAAGCTCATGAGTCAACCAGGCGAATACGTCATGATTTTATTTAAGGTGGGCGACTAGCTatgccttcttctcctcctccgggTCGGTGGCGATGAAGGTTGTTGCCTCCGCTTGGCTGGGGTGGatatgaacctcctccttttcttcatataccaaGGTAGGGGGTTTTTCAGTGATCGTGTTTACCTCTAGTCGTGGAGCCTTCCGAGCGGCCTTTTGTCCACGGTTATATAAGATTTCGCGAAAATAGGTGAAGGTCTGATTTTCTTTTCAAACgcgaaaataaatttttttcgtcttcttcaagttcTTTTGCATTCTCATACATGCACACGAGCCTCACATCTCAGTTCATTACTGACTTAATCGTCAAAGAGGGTAACACCGATAATGTCAATCCTCGACTGACAAGCTTTGCTTTGCAGGACATCGAGAGCAGACGCACTGACAAACTGACATCAACCACATATCCAAACGAGTGACGAAGGTTTTATCACTAGatgattctatatttttttttgttttatatatatttttatttttgtgtaCATCATCGATCcaactaattaataattaaagagtcaatctcaaaaatatatataattattttccatattaattcaaaatattttcttctcttaatattattaaaaatattaaaaatataagaaGATAATtatcttctataaatatttttacaTTTGATTTTAGTCAACGGAAgattaaatattcttttttaaaatataaaggataaaatactattttataaaaaatagaaGGGGTTGAATGTATCtgattcctttatttatttatcaacTTTTGTGCAGGAAATACAATGATGGGCTCACTTATTAAGAACCAGACATTGATCTCGGCGGGGAGTGTGTTCCAACTCGGCTTCTTCAGTCCAGTTAACGATTCTGCTACTGCATACATAAGAATTTGGTACTACAATCACCCACCAACAGAAAACAAAATAGTAGTATGGGTCGCCAATAGGAACAGATCTGTCAACACATCCATGGCATCGTTGAACCTCACTTCCGACGGAAATCTCATCTTATTTGAGGAAGGAACAAAGGTTTGGTCGACGGGAACATCCGCAGAACTCAATTCCGCACGCTTGCAGCTTTTAGACTCAGGAAACCTCGCGCTGACTGCCGGCAACTCTAACAGAATTCTATGGCAGAGCTTCGACCATGAGGGTGACACTTTTCTCCCTGGCATGAAGCTGGGATTCGACTTCCGGACCAACACTCCGTGGCAGATCGTGTCATGGATGAGTGCCACGGACCCTTCTCCGGGCAAGTACATCCTCAGGATGGAGACGTTTAATGTTCCGGATTTTTTCATGGTGAATGTGAATGAGAATGAATCCGTCAAACTCTTCCGCACTGGGCCATGGAACGGGCAATGGTTCGTCGGCCTTCCAATGCTGGGGAACAGCATCGCGATGTACGTAAACTTCGCTTACGTGTCCAACCAGAATGAGACCTACTTCATCGCTGAATATCAGACTCGATCTCCAGGGCTATTGCGGCTGGAAGTGGACGCCAACGGAAATACCCAGCTTTTGATTTTTGGTGGGGGAGAGTGGAATAATTCTTTGTTATGGCTTCTGGACGACGACTGCGATAACTACAATCGTTGTGGCCGCAACAGTGTTTGCACCATGGGCTACGTCTCAATCTCCTGTCGTTGCTTGGAAGGGTTTGAGAACAAAAGCGTCGACGAGTGCGCGAGGAAGGAACCCTTAAGTTGCTCGTCGAACCAGTTTTCGAAGGAGCCGAACATGAAACTGCCCGACACTGAGAATGCAACCTCACGAGGCAACATTAGTCTGGATAAGTGCAAGAAATTGTGCTTGGACGATTGCTTCTGCGTCGCGTATGCGGTGATCAATGGGCCTTTTGGGTGCATAACTTGGCACGGTGAGCTGTTGGATCTCAGAAATTTTACCGACGGAGGAGACGATTTGTACATTCGGCTTCCAGGTAGTCGCAAGAGTTTTGCGTGCGTGAAATTGGATGATCAGAGCAACATTACATTTAATCAtctatttttccttctttttcttttcctgcaGGATCATCAACGTCAAAAAATTGGAAGAAGCTCGTGTGGGTCATAATCATTTCGATGTTGCTGGGAATTTTTTTGCTGTGCGGTGTAGGTGTACTCCTTAGGAGGAGAAGAAACAGAGCATTGCGATTTCCAAATGTGGAGAAAGGTCTTGCACAATGTTTTATATAACAATACTGCTAGTTTTTCAAAGTTATTTCGGATTTAAAAAGGATTGagtcaaatttatttaaattaatcactCAATTCTCaactttctaagaaaaaaaaatattactaattCATAGCGTGATCCTTGTGCCAGGTTCGATTAGCGCATTGGATGTACTTTCTTCATATGATTTGCATACTATAAAAGTTGCAACAAATGATTTTTCTGAAGAAAACAAACTCGGGGAAGGGGGATTTGGTGTTGTTTATAAGGTAAGAAGACTTTCACAATcagaaaaatgaatttagtctTTCAAACCTGTAAAATTGAAGAAAATGATACATTTTATCAGGGTGAATTGGATGATGGACAGAAGATTGCTGTCAAAAAATTATCAAGATACTCCTCACAAGGTCCAAATGAGTTTCAGAATGAACTTTCCGTGATAGCTAAGTTACAACATAGAAACCTTGTTCGTCTTTTAGGCTCCTGTATTGAAGGAGATGAGCGACTTATGATACTCGAATACATGGAAAATAAGAGCCTTGATACTTTTATTTATGGTCAGCAGATTTTCTCACATTTCTTAGTTTTATTATCTTCACAAATGGTTAAAAACTAATCACAACACATTTGTAAATCTGGATCTCCAGATAAAGCTAAAAGTTCATTACTAAATTGGCAAAGACGTGTCGATATTATAATTGGGATTGCTAGAGGACTTCTATACTTGCATCAAGACTCTAGATTGAGAGTCATTCACCGTGATCTTAAGCCGAGTAATATTCTCCTTGACAAGGATATGAATCCAAAGATTTCAGATTTTGGCATTGCAAGGATATTTGAAGGAGACAATGCTCTTGAGGATGCAACAACGAGACCGATCGGAACATTGtaagtattttagattgagtTCACTTGATTTGATTAAATATATTGGGAGGAAAACTAAcaaagaaatattaagttatctcAATCTTTCTCacatgtccttttatttttgttttatagTGGTTACATGGCGCCTGAGTACTTATCACATGGagttttttcattcaagtcagaTGTATTTAGTTTTGGTATGATAGTACTAGAAATTATAAGTGGAAAGAAGAATAAAGtgtttagtcaaactagtcaaagtGCTACCAACTTAAATCTTGTAGGATATGTAAGTATTAGTttcaatataaataatttttcgTCTCTACATCGGACTATCTAAAATTTTAAAGTATGTTTCCTACGACATTGCAGGTGAATAAACTTTGGAAGGAAGGAAGATCTTTAGAAATTCTTGATGATGCATTAAATCAATCATATCCAGCAGAAGAAGTTTTACGTTGTATCCAAATGAGTCTTCTATGTGTACAAGATAATAGTAACTACAGGCCAACAATGACAGAAGTGATGGCGATGTTAATAAGCGAGGAGCAACTCTTTACTCCAGTTATGCAACCTGCTATAACGTCAACTAGCAGCGAAGGTGGTTTCACTGCCAATGAAATGAGCTTCACACTTGTAGGTCAATGAAATACGGATTTAGTTtttatcttttcaatatttgGCATCATCAGAGTCCTGGATCACTTTGTTAAGTTTACTATAAAGCAATACTGCAATGACTATTTTTGCAAAGCCCTTCAACTATTTTTGCAATGCTGAAATTTGATACCTTCAAGGTCATGCCCTCGTGGAGGAGGATATTGTTCGGTATAAGATCACGATGAATGACTCTCAAGATGGAGTCTCGATGCAAGTGTAGAAGGCCTCTAGCAATCCTCATTACGATCTCAAGACGCTTTTGCCTTTAGTAATACCCTTTTCGTTTTGTCTAGATCAAGTTATGAATAGTTTTTCATATCATTTAAGAACACTCTATAAGAATTAATATAGGCAAACATGCTAACCAAAAAGGAAAGCATCTAAGCTCTTGTTTTCCATGTATTCCAAGCTCATCTCCTTCAATGTAGGAGCCCAACAGACGAACAAGGTTTCTATGTTCTAACTTCGATGTAAGTGAGAGCTCATTATGGAACTCATTTGAGCCCTGTGACGAGTACGTGGACAATTTCTTGACGGCTCATTACAATTTCTTGACGCCATTATGGAACTCATTATAGATCTGAAAGATCTTTGGTGATTCCAGAAGCTTTTACGTTGTAAACTACACCAAATCGCCTTCCCCAAGTTTGTTCTCGTTAGAGAAATCATTGGTCGCCAATTTTATTGTATGCAAATCATAGGAAGACAGCGACCCCAATGTTTTGGCCGAACCTGGAACAAAGATCGTAACTCTAATTAGTAGAAAGCAGTGAACAATCAAGAACAGAGCAAACAGAGATAGTCACACGCGAAGCAGTGACGAAGGGAAGAATGAACTGACTAATTCCTCGATTATTATGCGAAGCAGAGTGTTCAGAGTCGATCGTGATCAATCTTGTCTCTGATGCACCATGATCGACACCTGTGAGTGGGAGAACAAACGCCATGATCGACGGTATTTCCTCGCAGACAAAAGACAGTCACACGCAAAGGCCATTATACCTTGCTTCTCCTCCGGATAGAGTACGCCAAGAGAGCAGAGCACAAGAAATCCAAGCGACGAAATCCAAGCGACAGAGGAATGGCTAGTTGCCTTGTCAATATTCTGTTTGTCTGAGGGAAGCGGACGAATTCCTCGAGTGGAAATTCTTTCAATGTAGTCGCCGAGAGAAGGGTCCCTGGTGTTCCTCCATTACACGAGCTGCCACGTAGTGTTGATCCGGAGGTCAATTCCAAGCTACATGCCGGGGAGAAGAATATCGCTCGGGTGGTCAAAGCTCTGCCACAGAGTTCTGCTAGAGTTGCCACCGGACAGCTGTCAACACCAGGTTCCCTGAATCTAAAAGCTGCAAGCTTGCAGAATTGTGTTCTCTGGATGTTCCCGTCGACCAGACACTTTGCTTGTTGGTCAAATAAGATTAGATTTCCATACGAGATAAGTTCAAGGATGCTGTTGATTTGTCCAGGTACTTATTCCTGTTGGCAATCCAAACTACTTTGGCTTCTTCGGTTGGGAGATCGTTGTACCTGATTCCTATGTATCCGTTCGCTGAACCATTAACAAgactgaagaaaccaagctggagCACATCTCCTCTAGATATCAAGGTCTGGTCGCTCATAAGGGAGCTGCTCGGTAGCATTATATCTCCTGCACAAAAGTCGAGCACTTGAATCAGTTCCTCTTCTATCTTCAGGTGAAAATTACAGGAAAAAGCATCAACACATCGGTAATTGGAGAAAACCCCCAAGAAACATCAGCTGATCAATAAGTAAGAAGATGAGAGGATGTGTTACTGAatgtttttttataatttaaatatcaGGACCATCGGTCCAACTAGTCATAGAGATGGACAGTCTAATCCCACAAACTGATATCGTTCatgttttttttcatttaattttatatatgtggatgtttttttttaataattcaagaaTTCAGACTTTCAATCCAATTAGTCCGAGATAGATTGTTCGGTCCTTAGGTAAATAAGTTTGTgttatcaaatttaataattaatcaaataaatttaaaatgtaaaaatttctactaatcaaataaatttaaatttagaattcAAATTAAACTTGAACCAAATTCAAGTGAAacttgaattaaatttaaattataaaaaatcaaattaaatttgaataattattttaatgatttaacttattttaggTTCGACTGGACTTATTTGAACATTATAAAATTTGACTTTGACTTGAATTATTTACAATAATTTCTCATTGACGACATTTCAATATGCTAAAAAAAACTTGATATTTCGTGCATTTTCTTCGACATTATTTTCTTTCAAAATATAAtcttcattcttttcaaaatattacttTCTTGTGTCATAGCAGGTGCGCGCCACGTCACTGGTCATCCGGACAATATTCGACAGATTCGTATTTTCTAATTTcgcaaataaataaaaaacacaaTATTAAGAGTAAGGGAATTTTTAATTTGgtcattaataatttttataattttcacaTCGACATTTGAGAAGTAGTGAATATTTGATAAATCTGGGAGCAAGATGAAATTTGTCTAAAAGACGTGGATGGACTTCTgtttagacccgaccccgggtgGGGACTGGCCCGGACCCGACCCGGGTCTGACCCGGATCGGGCCCGGGCCCATAACCAGGTCAACGGGCTGGTTGCCCGTTGACCTAGTTCGCCGGGTCGAATCGGAACCGACCCGGCAAACCGACCCGATAAGTTGCAGGTCGGTTCCGGTTCAGCTCCTGTAAAATCGACGGTTCAACTCGCCGATTCAGTcgtcattttttattttaacggTTTGAACCGCAGGTTAACCGACAGTTCATAGCAGTTGGAATTGACGATTCATGGCCGTTGGGGGGAGGGATTTGGTATTTTTTTAATGGTTATGATcatttgatcattttttttttatcaatgactatgatttagtattcgttactatcaaaactctataaataaagagctcatttcttcattttcacacacatcttctctactcttactcttaatctcaattttgtATTCTCTATAAactttcgtttccaattttcaattacaatggaaggagggcGCGGAAGTGCATCATCtcaagctcggaagggaaagcaaataatgaatccgcgggaggaggacccaacattcaatccaccgatgacgtgatcgagcatcttccgaatcatACACCTGAAACACAAGAAAGTATAGATACAATTACTTCTAAAGTTCAgaaacttcctcctctaaagtatTCTATTTTCattaaacattttgagaatgtcactcttccgtcaggagaaatgcgtgcaaaatgtaaacaCTGTAAtgtttcctacaaattccaagccagcggcgactatgggt
Coding sequences:
- the LOC122046591 gene encoding receptor-like serine/threonine-protein kinase SD1-7 isoform X2 yields the protein MARMQLFLLHFLEIVVAETFFLLGRSSPGNTMMGSLIKNQTLISAGSVFQLGFFSPVNDSATAYIRIWYYNHPPTENKIVVWVANRNRSVNTSMASLNLTSDGNLILFEEGTKVWSTGTSAELNSARLQLLDSGNLALTAGNSNRILWQSFDHEGDTFLPGMKLGFDFRTNTPWQIVSWMSATDPSPGKYILRMETFNVPDFFMVNVNENESVKLFRTGPWNGQWFVGLPMLGNSIAMYVNFAYVSNQNETYFIAEYQTRSPGLLRLEVDANGNTQLLIFGGGEWNNSLLWLLDDDCDNYNRCGRNSVCTMGYVSISCRCLEGFENKSVDECARKEPLSCSSNQFSKEPNMKLPDTENATSRGNISLDKCKKLCLDDCFCVAYAVINGPFGCITWHGELLDLRNFTDGGDDLYIRLPGSSTSKNWKKLVWVIIISMLLGIFLLCGVGVLLRRRRNRALRFPNVEKGSISALDVLSSYDLHTIKVATNDFSEENKLGEGGFGVVYKGELDDGQKIAVKKLSRYSSQGSCIEGDERLMILEYMENKSLDTFIYDKAKSSLLNWQRRVDIIIGIARGLLYLHQDSRLRVIHRDLKPSNILLDKDMNPKISDFGIARIFEGDNALEDATTRPIGTFGYMAPEYLSHGVFSFKSDVFSFGMIVLEIISGKKNKVFSQTSQSATNLNLVGYVNKLWKEGRSLEILDDALNQSYPAEEVLRCIQMSLLCVQDNSNYRPTMTEVMAMLISEEQLFTPVMQPAITSTSSEGGFTANEMSFTLVGQ
- the LOC122046591 gene encoding receptor-like serine/threonine-protein kinase SD1-7 isoform X3, translated to MMGSLIKNQTLISAGSVFQLGFFSPVNDSATAYIRIWYYNHPPTENKIVVWVANRNRSVNTSMASLNLTSDGNLILFEEGTKVWSTGTSAELNSARLQLLDSGNLALTAGNSNRILWQSFDHEGDTFLPGMKLGFDFRTNTPWQIVSWMSATDPSPGKYILRMETFNVPDFFMVNVNENESVKLFRTGPWNGQWFVGLPMLGNSIAMYVNFAYVSNQNETYFIAEYQTRSPGLLRLEVDANGNTQLLIFGGGEWNNSLLWLLDDDCDNYNRCGRNSVCTMGYVSISCRCLEGFENKSVDECARKEPLSCSSNQFSKEPNMKLPDTENATSRGNISLDKCKKLCLDDCFCVAYAVINGPFGCITWHGELLDLRNFTDGGDDLYIRLPGSSTSKNWKKLVWVIIISMLLGIFLLCGVGVLLRRRRNRALRFPNVEKGSISALDVLSSYDLHTIKVATNDFSEENKLGEGGFGVVYKGELDDGQKIAVKKLSRYSSQGPNEFQNELSVIAKLQHRNLVRLLGSCIEGDERLMILEYMENKSLDTFIYDKAKSSLLNWQRRVDIIIGIARGLLYLHQDSRLRVIHRDLKPSNILLDKDMNPKISDFGIARIFEGDNALEDATTRPIGTFGYMAPEYLSHGVFSFKSDVFSFGMIVLEIISGKKNKVFSQTSQSATNLNLVGYVNKLWKEGRSLEILDDALNQSYPAEEVLRCIQMSLLCVQDNSNYRPTMTEVMAMLISEEQLFTPVMQPAITSTSSEGGFTANEMSFTLVGQ
- the LOC122046591 gene encoding receptor-like serine/threonine-protein kinase SD1-7 isoform X1, yielding MARMQLFLLHFLEIVVAETFFLLGRSSPGNTMMGSLIKNQTLISAGSVFQLGFFSPVNDSATAYIRIWYYNHPPTENKIVVWVANRNRSVNTSMASLNLTSDGNLILFEEGTKVWSTGTSAELNSARLQLLDSGNLALTAGNSNRILWQSFDHEGDTFLPGMKLGFDFRTNTPWQIVSWMSATDPSPGKYILRMETFNVPDFFMVNVNENESVKLFRTGPWNGQWFVGLPMLGNSIAMYVNFAYVSNQNETYFIAEYQTRSPGLLRLEVDANGNTQLLIFGGGEWNNSLLWLLDDDCDNYNRCGRNSVCTMGYVSISCRCLEGFENKSVDECARKEPLSCSSNQFSKEPNMKLPDTENATSRGNISLDKCKKLCLDDCFCVAYAVINGPFGCITWHGELLDLRNFTDGGDDLYIRLPGSSTSKNWKKLVWVIIISMLLGIFLLCGVGVLLRRRRNRALRFPNVEKGSISALDVLSSYDLHTIKVATNDFSEENKLGEGGFGVVYKGELDDGQKIAVKKLSRYSSQGPNEFQNELSVIAKLQHRNLVRLLGSCIEGDERLMILEYMENKSLDTFIYDKAKSSLLNWQRRVDIIIGIARGLLYLHQDSRLRVIHRDLKPSNILLDKDMNPKISDFGIARIFEGDNALEDATTRPIGTFGYMAPEYLSHGVFSFKSDVFSFGMIVLEIISGKKNKVFSQTSQSATNLNLVGYVNKLWKEGRSLEILDDALNQSYPAEEVLRCIQMSLLCVQDNSNYRPTMTEVMAMLISEEQLFTPVMQPAITSTSSEGGFTANEMSFTLVGQ